The Streptomyces achromogenes DNA segment CCACCGTCGTCCTCGGGCTGCTGCTGTGGCTGCTGCACCGGCATGGCGTCGGCCGCGTGGTGTGGCGGGCGGCGCTGGCCCTGGCGGCGCTGTCCGTCGCGGGCGTGGGCCTCACCCGGATCTGGCTGGGCGTGCACTGGCCCTCGGACGTCCTGGGCGGCTGGATGCTCGGGGCGATGCTGGTGACCCTGGCGATCGCGGTACAGCTGCGGTGGCGCCCGTGACGGCACCGGGACGGCGATACGCCTACGTGGGACCGCCGGACCTGCGCCGGACGGTCGTCGACGGGGCAGGCGGCGGGGTGATCCGCAGCGCCACGGACCTGGACGGCGCGGCGGGAGGGGACGGCGGCGCGGCCGCGGACGACGGCGGGGAACCGTTCACCTACGTCGTCGGCCTCGACGGGCTGCTGCGGCTCGCGCCCCGCCGCAGCGAACACGTGGCCTGCGCCGAGGGTCAGGACGTCCTCGGTGCGGGCGAGATCTCCTTCCGCCGCACCCCGGACGGGCCGCAGGTGCACGAGGTCAGCAACCAGTCCACCGGATACTGCCCCGACCCCGACTCCTGGCCGGCCGTGGCCGCCGCGCTGGACCGGGCAGGCATCGCCCGGCCGGACGGTTTCACGCACGCCCTGGTCTTCCGGCGCTGCGAGGGATGCGGGGAGCACAACGTGGTGCGCGAGGCGGTCTTCGTCTGCGTCTTCTGCGACGAGGATCTCCCTTCGGCCTGGAACATGGCCGCTTCTCGGCAGCCGCCCCCCGCACGGGGTTCCTAGGATTTCCGCATGACCACCGTGCTGTTCGACTTCTCCGGGACCCTCTTCCGCATCGAGTCCACCGAACGGTGGCTCCGCGCGGTGCTCGACGCCGCGGGCATCGCACTCGCCGAACCGGAACTCGCCGACACAGCACGGGCGTTGGAGGCGGCGGGCGCGCTGCCGGGCGGGGCGACTCCGGTGCGCCTGCCCGAGGAGATCGCCGGGGTGTGGCGGGTCCGGGATCAGAGCGCCGAGCTGCACCGGGCCGCGTACACGGGCCTGTCCCGCCAGGTGCCGCTGCCGGACCCGGCGCTGCACGACGCCCTGTACGACCGGCACCGCACGCCGGCGGCCTGGTCGCCGTATCCCGACGCCCGCGAGGTGCTGAGCGGGTTGCGCGAGCGCGGGTCCCGGATCGGCGTCGTCAGCAACATCGGCTGGGATCTGCGCCCGGTGTTCCGGGCGCACGGTCTCGACCGGTACGTCGACGCGTACGTGCTGTCGTACGAGCACGGCGTGCAGAAGCCGGACCGGCGGCTGTTCAAGGTCGCGTGCGAGGCACTGGACGCCGATCCGCGCGACACGCTGATGGTGGGCGACGACCGCCGGGCGGACGGCGGCGCCGCGGCGCTGGGCTGCGCGGTGCACTTCGTGGATCATCTGCCGGCGGCCGAGCGTCCGGACGGGCTGCGCCCGGTGCTGGACCTCCTGGGCTGACCGCAGCACGGCGGCGTCGGAACGCCGGCGACAGTGGCCATGAGGACACCATCGGACGAACAGTGCGCCCACTCTGGACGATCCCCCGCGTCGCCCAGAGCAGGCGCCGGCCCGGTGCGCTCCGCCAGAGCGACCGGGACGTCCTGAGTATAGTTGGCTGGCAGCCAGTCAACACAGGAGTTACAGGATGTCCCCGCGCAGCGCCTCGGTCAATGAAGAATTGCGGCGTCGTTCCCGGGAGCGGCTCCTGCAGGCGGCGGTCGAGCTGGTGGGCGAGCGCGGCTACGAGGCGACCACGCTCGGCGACATCGCGGACCGGGCCGGCTCGGCGCGCGGTCTGGTGTCGTACTACTTTCCCGGCAAGCGGCAGCTGGTGCAGTCGGCGGTCCACCGGCTGATGCACCGCACGCTGGAAGAGGCGCTGGAGCGCGAGCCGCGCACCGAGGACGGCCGGGAGCGGATGGCGCGGGCCATCGACGCGATCATGGGGCTGGCCCGGGACCGTACCGTGCTGATGCGTCAGCACATGGCGGGGCTCCTGCAGGCCGAGGGCTTCGTACAGTGCCCGGAGCAGCAGCGGCTGGCCGAGCTGCTGCGGGAGACCGCGGTCCGGCACGGGGCGCAGGATCTCGACCACGACTATCCGCTGCTGCGCTCCCAGTTGATGGGCGCCGTCTACGCGTTGGTCCTGCCCAACGTGCCCCTGCCGTTGACGACGCTGCGCGCCGAGCTCTTCGCGCGCTACCGGCTCGACTGGGAGCTGGGGGTCCCGCCGGACGCCGAGGCGCCCGGCGGGGGGTGCGGCGCCGATCTGTCTCGGTTCTTCGCGACCGGTCCGACGCCCGGCGATCAGTCGAAGTAGTCCGGCTGGGTCTGGACGTTGAGCTCGCCCAGCCGGATTCGCCCGGCCGGATCCGTGCGCCGGTCGCTGAGCTTGAGCACGTCGAAGCCCTTGGCGATGTCGTTCGAGTAGATGTAGCCGTTGTAGTAGTACGCCGACCACGCGCCGCCGGTCTGCAGGGTCGTGGTGCTCAGCGGACCGCGCTCGAAGTAGGCGATCTCCCTGGGCTTCGCCGAGTCGGTGAAGTCCCAGACGGAGACGCCGCCCTGGTACCAGGCCTGGACCATGAGGTCCTTGCCCTTGACCGGGATCAGCGAGCCGTTGTGTGCGACGCAGTTCTCGGTGGCCGCCTGGTAGCGCGGGATCTTGTAGTAGCTGCGGAAGACGAGCTTGCGCTTGTCGCCCTTTCCGGTGATGTCGTAGATGCCGTCGGCGCCGCGGGTGGGGCCGGTCGCCGCGTCGCAGGTGGCCGCGCCGCCGCCGCCCAGTTCATCGGTGAAGACGACCTTGTTCGCCTTCTGGCTGAAGGTGGCCGAGTGCCAGAAGGCGAAGTTGACGTTGTCCTGCACCCGGTCGATGACCTTCGGGTGCTCCGGATCCTTGATCGAGAACAGGATGCCGTCGCCCATGCAGGCGCCGGCCGCCAGGTCCTTCTCGGGCAGCACGGTGATGTCGTGGCAGCCGGTCGTCTTGGAGACGCCGGGGTTGGTCGGACCACCCGGGTTGCCGCCGCCGTCCGGGCCCTCGCCGGGGAACAGCACGGGGAAGCCGACGACAGCCGCCTTCTCGGGCGCGTCGCGCGGCACCTTGATGACGGAGATGCCGTCGTGCGGGGGCTGACAGTCGGGGTAGGCGGCGTTGGGCGAGTACGAGGAGACGTAGACGTAGACGTTCTTGCGCTGGGGCACCAGGGTGTGGGTGTGCGAACCGCACGCGGTCTCGACGGCGGCGACGTACTTCGGGTTCCTCTTGTCGCTGATGTCGAAGACCTTCATGCCCTCCCACGAGGACTTCTCGGTGACCGGCTGCGTGGTGCTGTTGCAACTGCTGTCGCTGCGCGAGGAGTCGGTCGACAGGAAGAGCAGGTTGCCGGAGACGGAGACGTCGTTCTGCGAGCCGGGGCAGAGCACCTGGGCCACGGTCTTCGGCGCCTTCGGGTTGCCGATGTCGAAGATGCGGAACCCGTCGTAGTTGCCGGCGAAGGCGTACCGGCCCTGGAAGGCCAGGTCCGAATTGGTGCCCGGCAGGACGTCCTTGGGGATGTTCGTCAGGTGCTGGATGTTGCCGGAGTGGACGATCTCGTCCTGCCCGGGTATCTCGCCGGCGGCGATCGCGGCGCCCGCCCGGGTCCGGGCGTCGCGGGTCACCTCCCGCCCGACGGCGGGGCCGTCCCCCGGGTCGGGGGTCGCGGCCGCCGGGACCGCGGTGAGCAGCGCGGCCAGGAGCCCGGTGCAGGCGGCGGCGGCTTTCCAC contains these protein-coding regions:
- a CDS encoding HAD family hydrolase, whose protein sequence is MTTVLFDFSGTLFRIESTERWLRAVLDAAGIALAEPELADTARALEAAGALPGGATPVRLPEEIAGVWRVRDQSAELHRAAYTGLSRQVPLPDPALHDALYDRHRTPAAWSPYPDAREVLSGLRERGSRIGVVSNIGWDLRPVFRAHGLDRYVDAYVLSYEHGVQKPDRRLFKVACEALDADPRDTLMVGDDRRADGGAAALGCAVHFVDHLPAAERPDGLRPVLDLLG
- a CDS encoding TetR/AcrR family transcriptional regulator codes for the protein MSPRSASVNEELRRRSRERLLQAAVELVGERGYEATTLGDIADRAGSARGLVSYYFPGKRQLVQSAVHRLMHRTLEEALEREPRTEDGRERMARAIDAIMGLARDRTVLMRQHMAGLLQAEGFVQCPEQQRLAELLRETAVRHGAQDLDHDYPLLRSQLMGAVYALVLPNVPLPLTTLRAELFARYRLDWELGVPPDAEAPGGGCGADLSRFFATGPTPGDQSK
- a CDS encoding LVIVD repeat-containing protein, which produces MTLSNDPRTRRRRWKAAAACTGLLAALLTAVPAAATPDPGDGPAVGREVTRDARTRAGAAIAAGEIPGQDEIVHSGNIQHLTNIPKDVLPGTNSDLAFQGRYAFAGNYDGFRIFDIGNPKAPKTVAQVLCPGSQNDVSVSGNLLFLSTDSSRSDSSCNSTTQPVTEKSSWEGMKVFDISDKRNPKYVAAVETACGSHTHTLVPQRKNVYVYVSSYSPNAAYPDCQPPHDGISVIKVPRDAPEKAAVVGFPVLFPGEGPDGGGNPGGPTNPGVSKTTGCHDITVLPEKDLAAGACMGDGILFSIKDPEHPKVIDRVQDNVNFAFWHSATFSQKANKVVFTDELGGGGAATCDAATGPTRGADGIYDITGKGDKRKLVFRSYYKIPRYQAATENCVAHNGSLIPVKGKDLMVQAWYQGGVSVWDFTDSAKPREIAYFERGPLSTTTLQTGGAWSAYYYNGYIYSNDIAKGFDVLKLSDRRTDPAGRIRLGELNVQTQPDYFD